In Flavobacterium okayamense, a single window of DNA contains:
- the gyrA gene encoding DNA gyrase subunit A → MSEGEKLIPINIEDEMKSAYIDYSMSVIVSRALPDVRDGLKPVHRRVLFGMHELGIRSNSAYKKSARIVGEVLGKYHPHGDSSVYDTMVRMAQEWSLRYLMVDGQGNFGSIDGDSPAAMRYTEARMKKISEEMLADIEKETVDFQLNFDDSLEEPKVLPTRVPNLLINGASGIAVGMATNMPPHNLTEVIDGTLAYIDNNDIEIDELINHVKAPDFPTGGIIYGYEGVREAFKTGRGRIVMRAKAGFEESNGREAIIVTEIPYQVNKADMIKKTADLVNDKKIEGISTIRDESDRNGMRIVYELKRDAVPNVVLNTLYKYTQLQSSFSVNNIALVNGRPQLLNLKELIHYFVEHRHDVVTRRAQFDLRKAEERAHILEGLIIASDNIDEVIALIRSSKDGEEARGKLMERFKLSEIQARAIVEMRLRQLTGLEQDKLRAEYDEIMKLITYLKELLANKEMRMQVIKDELAEIRDKYGDGRRSQIEYAGGDVSIEDLIADESVVITISHAGYIKRTSLSEYKTQNRGGVGQKSAATRDQDFLEHLFVATNHQYLMFFTQKGKCFWMRVFEIPEGTKASKGRAIQNIINIEPDDKVKAFICTQDLKDEEYVNNHFVIMATKQGQVKKTPLEQYSRPRQNGINAITIKEDDELLEAKLTTGNSQVLLAVKSGKLVRFEEEKTRPMGRTASGVRGITLADEKDEVIGMISIDRDKVNESQILVVTENGYGKRTLLVDEDGEDVYRITNRGGKGVKTLNITEKTGQLIAINAVTDDDDLMIINKSGLTIRMRVDDLRVMGRATQGVRLINIKGTDSIAAVTKVLREDESEEILEGEENTPEIDSTENNETQE, encoded by the coding sequence ATGTCTGAAGGAGAAAAGTTAATTCCTATTAACATTGAAGATGAAATGAAATCAGCTTACATCGATTATTCGATGTCGGTTATTGTTTCGAGAGCGCTTCCTGATGTTAGAGATGGATTAAAACCCGTACATCGAAGAGTATTGTTTGGAATGCACGAATTAGGAATTCGCTCTAATAGTGCTTATAAAAAATCAGCGAGAATCGTTGGAGAAGTGTTAGGTAAGTATCACCCACACGGAGATTCATCAGTATATGATACTATGGTTCGTATGGCTCAAGAATGGAGTTTACGTTACTTAATGGTTGATGGACAAGGTAACTTTGGTTCGATTGATGGAGATAGTCCTGCAGCGATGCGTTATACGGAGGCTAGAATGAAGAAAATATCAGAAGAAATGCTTGCTGATATTGAGAAAGAAACTGTTGATTTTCAGTTAAACTTTGACGACTCATTAGAAGAGCCTAAAGTTTTGCCAACTCGTGTTCCTAACTTATTAATCAATGGTGCTTCTGGTATTGCTGTTGGTATGGCAACAAATATGCCTCCACATAACTTAACAGAAGTTATTGATGGAACTTTAGCATATATTGACAATAATGATATCGAAATAGATGAGTTAATAAATCATGTAAAAGCTCCAGATTTTCCAACTGGTGGTATTATCTATGGTTACGAAGGTGTAAGAGAAGCTTTTAAAACGGGTCGTGGTCGTATTGTAATGCGTGCTAAAGCTGGTTTTGAAGAATCAAATGGTCGTGAGGCTATTATTGTAACTGAAATTCCTTACCAAGTTAACAAAGCCGATATGATTAAGAAAACGGCTGATTTAGTTAACGATAAAAAAATTGAAGGGATTTCAACTATTCGAGATGAATCGGATAGAAATGGTATGCGTATCGTTTATGAATTAAAGCGAGATGCTGTTCCAAATGTGGTTTTAAATACTCTTTATAAATATACGCAGTTACAGTCTTCTTTCAGTGTTAATAACATCGCATTAGTAAACGGACGTCCGCAATTACTAAATTTAAAAGAGTTAATTCATTATTTCGTTGAACATCGTCATGATGTAGTAACAAGAAGAGCTCAATTTGATTTACGCAAAGCAGAAGAACGTGCTCATATTTTAGAAGGTTTAATTATTGCTTCAGATAATATTGATGAAGTTATTGCTTTAATTCGTTCATCTAAAGATGGAGAAGAGGCAAGAGGTAAATTGATGGAGCGCTTTAAATTGTCAGAAATTCAAGCAAGAGCAATTGTTGAGATGCGTTTACGCCAGTTAACAGGTCTTGAACAAGATAAACTACGAGCTGAATATGATGAGATAATGAAGTTAATTACGTATTTAAAAGAATTATTAGCAAACAAAGAAATGCGTATGCAAGTAATTAAAGACGAATTAGCTGAAATTAGAGATAAGTATGGAGACGGTCGTCGTTCTCAAATTGAATATGCAGGTGGCGATGTAAGTATTGAAGATTTAATTGCCGATGAATCTGTGGTTATCACTATCTCTCATGCAGGTTATATTAAACGTACTTCTTTATCAGAATACAAAACTCAAAATAGAGGAGGAGTTGGACAAAAAAGTGCGGCTACAAGAGATCAGGATTTCTTAGAGCATTTATTTGTGGCGACAAACCACCAATATTTAATGTTCTTTACGCAAAAAGGAAAATGTTTCTGGATGCGTGTATTTGAAATTCCAGAAGGAACAAAAGCAAGTAAAGGAAGAGCAATTCAAAATATCATCAATATTGAACCAGATGATAAAGTAAAAGCATTCATTTGTACACAGGACTTAAAAGATGAGGAATATGTAAATAATCATTTCGTGATTATGGCTACTAAGCAAGGTCAAGTTAAAAAGACTCCGCTTGAACAATATTCACGTCCGCGACAAAATGGTATTAATGCAATTACTATCAAAGAAGATGACGAATTATTAGAAGCAAAATTAACTACTGGAAACAGTCAAGTTTTATTAGCAGTTAAATCTGGTAAATTAGTTCGTTTCGAAGAAGAGAAAACACGTCCGATGGGAAGAACAGCTTCAGGAGTTCGTGGAATTACTTTAGCTGATGAAAAAGATGAAGTAATTGGAATGATTTCTATTGATAGAGATAAAGTTAACGAATCTCAAATTTTAGTAGTTACTGAAAATGGTTATGGTAAACGTACTTTATTAGTTGATGAAGATGGCGAAGATGTATACCGTATAACAAACCGTGGAGGTAAAGGTGTTAAAACTTTAAATATTACCGAAAAAACAGGTCAATTAATCGCAATTAATGCGGTAACAGATGATGATGATTTAATGATTATCAACAAATCTGGATTAACCATTAGAATGCGTGTTGATGATTTACGTGTAATGGGTAGAGCTACGCAAGGAGTACGTTTAATTAACATCAAAGGGACTGACTCAATTGCTGCTGTTACCAAAGTTTTACGTGAAGATGAATCTGAGGAAATATTAGAAGGAGAGGAAAACACTCCAGAGATTGATTCAACTGAAAATAACGAAACTCAAGAATAA
- a CDS encoding ATP-dependent Clp protease ATP-binding subunit, whose product MDDNFSPRVKDVISFSKEEALRLGHDFIGTEHLMLGLLREGNGKAMTILNNLAVDFDFLRRKVEILSPANTTGIQNNDKKNLHLTRQAERALKTTFLEAKLYNNNMISTAHLLLCILRNDKDPTTKLLNKLKIDYETVKEQYTAMLTNENDYLENLPKAESFNEDSDSDDLSKDSGAFNNPPQSGKTTKKSKTPVLDNFGRDLTELAEEGKLDPVVGREKEIERVSQILSRRKKNNPLLIGEPGVGKSAIAEGLALMIVKKKVSRILFNKRVVTLDLASLVAGTKYRGQFEERMKAVMNELEKNDDIILFIDEIHTIVGAGGATGSLDASNMFKPALARGEIQCVGATTLDEYRQYIEKDGALERRFQKVIIEPTSVDETITILNNIKGKYEDHHNVIYTPEAIEACVKLTSRYMTDRFLPDKAIDALDEAGSRVHITNIDVPKQILELERQLEDVRNKKNEVVKKQKYEDAAKLRDDEKKIEKDLAIAQEKWEEDSKNNRVTVTEDNVADVVSMMTGIPVNRIAQTESNKLAKLPELIKGKVIGQDEAVEKIAKSIQRNRAGLKDPNKPIGSFIFLGSTGVGKTQLAKVLAKELFDSEDALVRIDMSEYMEKFAISRLVGAPPGYVGYEEGGQLTEKVRRKPYCVVLLDEIEKAHPDVFNMMLQVLDDGHLTDSLGRKIDFRNTIIIMTSNVGARQLKDFGQGVGFGTSAKTSQAEDHAKGIIENALKKAFAPEFLNRIDDVIVFNPLEKEDIDKIIDIEMEKLYIRIKDLGYTLRLSEKAKDYIADKGFDKQFGARPLKRAIQKYVEDALAEEIITSKIHEGDEIFMDLDEEKGELTIEVKTKENPAK is encoded by the coding sequence ATGGATGATAATTTTTCACCAAGAGTTAAAGACGTTATTTCTTTTAGCAAGGAAGAAGCATTGCGTTTAGGCCATGATTTTATTGGAACTGAACATCTTATGCTTGGTTTATTGCGCGAAGGAAATGGCAAAGCAATGACTATACTCAATAATCTAGCTGTTGATTTTGATTTTCTACGTCGTAAAGTTGAAATCTTAAGTCCAGCAAATACAACTGGAATTCAAAATAACGATAAGAAAAACTTACATTTAACAAGACAAGCAGAAAGAGCTCTAAAAACTACTTTTTTAGAAGCTAAATTGTACAATAACAATATGATTAGTACAGCTCACCTTTTGCTATGTATTTTGAGAAATGACAAAGATCCAACGACTAAGTTGTTGAACAAATTAAAAATTGATTACGAAACAGTTAAAGAACAATATACTGCTATGTTAACAAACGAAAATGATTATTTAGAAAATCTTCCGAAAGCAGAATCTTTTAATGAAGATTCAGATTCTGATGATTTATCAAAAGATAGCGGAGCGTTTAACAATCCGCCACAAAGTGGAAAAACAACTAAGAAGTCTAAAACACCTGTTTTAGATAACTTTGGTCGTGATTTAACCGAACTTGCAGAAGAAGGGAAATTAGATCCTGTAGTAGGTCGTGAGAAAGAAATCGAACGAGTTTCCCAAATTTTAAGTAGAAGAAAGAAAAACAATCCGCTTTTAATTGGTGAACCAGGTGTTGGAAAGTCAGCTATTGCAGAAGGTTTAGCGTTAATGATTGTTAAAAAGAAAGTTTCTCGTATTCTTTTCAATAAGCGTGTTGTAACTTTAGATTTAGCAAGTTTAGTAGCTGGAACAAAATATCGCGGACAGTTTGAAGAGCGCATGAAAGCGGTAATGAATGAACTAGAAAAAAATGACGATATTATTCTTTTCATAGACGAAATTCATACTATCGTTGGTGCTGGTGGAGCAACCGGTTCTCTTGACGCTTCAAACATGTTTAAACCTGCTTTAGCAAGAGGCGAAATTCAATGTGTTGGAGCAACTACTTTAGACGAATACCGTCAATACATTGAGAAAGATGGCGCATTAGAAAGACGTTTTCAAAAAGTAATTATTGAACCAACATCTGTTGATGAAACAATTACAATTTTGAACAACATTAAAGGTAAATACGAAGATCATCACAACGTTATTTATACACCTGAAGCTATTGAAGCTTGTGTGAAATTAACAAGTAGATACATGACCGACAGATTTTTACCAGACAAAGCTATTGATGCATTAGATGAAGCTGGCTCTCGTGTACACATCACTAACATTGATGTTCCAAAACAAATACTTGAATTAGAGCGTCAATTAGAAGATGTTCGTAACAAGAAAAACGAAGTTGTTAAGAAACAGAAATATGAAGATGCTGCAAAGCTTCGTGACGATGAAAAGAAAATCGAAAAAGATTTAGCAATTGCTCAGGAAAAATGGGAAGAAGATTCTAAGAATAATCGTGTAACTGTAACAGAAGATAATGTTGCAGATGTAGTTTCAATGATGACAGGAATTCCTGTAAATCGTATAGCTCAAACTGAAAGCAATAAATTAGCTAAGTTACCTGAACTAATTAAAGGTAAGGTAATTGGACAAGATGAAGCAGTTGAGAAAATTGCAAAATCGATTCAACGAAATAGAGCAGGTTTAAAAGATCCAAATAAGCCAATTGGTTCATTTATTTTCTTGGGTTCAACGGGTGTTGGTAAAACACAATTAGCGAAAGTTCTTGCAAAAGAATTATTCGATTCTGAAGATGCATTGGTAAGAATCGACATGAGTGAGTATATGGAAAAATTTGCTATTTCAAGATTAGTTGGAGCACCTCCAGGATACGTTGGTTATGAAGAAGGCGGACAATTAACTGAAAAAGTTCGTAGAAAACCGTATTGCGTTGTTTTATTAGATGAAATTGAAAAAGCGCACCCAGATGTTTTCAATATGATGCTACAAGTTTTAGATGACGGACATTTAACAGATAGCTTAGGTCGTAAAATTGATTTTAGAAACACTATCATTATTATGACTTCAAATGTTGGAGCACGTCAATTGAAAGATTTCGGACAAGGTGTTGGTTTTGGAACTTCTGCAAAAACTTCTCAAGCCGAAGATCATGCAAAAGGAATTATTGAAAATGCCTTAAAAAAAGCTTTTGCTCCCGAATTTCTTAACAGAATTGACGACGTTATCGTATTCAATCCACTTGAAAAAGAAGATATTGATAAAATTATCGATATCGAAATGGAAAAATTATACATCAGAATCAAAGATTTAGGATATACATTAAGATTATCTGAAAAAGCTAAAGATTATATTGCAGATAAAGGTTTTGATAAGCAATTTGGTGCTCGTCCATTAAAAAGAGCTATTCAAAAATATGTTGAAGATGCTCTAGCAGAGGAAATAATTACATCTAAAATTCATGAAGGAGATGAAATCTTTATGGATTTAGATGAAGAAAAAGGGGAACTTACCATTGAAGTGAAAACCAAAGAAAATCCTGCTAAATAA
- the rimK gene encoding 30S ribosomal protein S6--L-glutamate ligase, which produces MIDKVIVGSEEWCSFPTLGIPTIKARVDSGAKTSALHAINIKTFQKDNEEWVKFDVNPIQNNAKAVIHCEAKLIDQRVVKSSSGFREKRFVISTKLSIGGKNWDIEVTLTNRDSMGYRMLLGREAMSGRVLVDPEARFLLGQPTKEKLKEYYYSDVDTKKGLKIGLLASNPELYSNKRIIEAGEMRGHEMHFLNLKYCYMKLDAETPEIHYRGGKILNDFDAVIPRIRPSMTYYGCALTRQFEALKVFALNSASAITQSRDKLYSLQLLLNNGVDIPTTGFANSPLDTDDLIKMVGGSPLIVKLLEGTQGKGVVLAETKKAAESVINAFKSLNANILVQEFIKEANGKDLRLFVVDGKVVAAMQREAAPGEFRANIHMGGSASVVKVTAEEKKIAIRAAKAMDLKVAGVDIIRSSKGPLLLEVNSSPGLEGIEGATQKDIAGEMIKAIEKNFKWK; this is translated from the coding sequence ATGATTGATAAAGTTATTGTGGGTAGCGAGGAATGGTGTTCCTTCCCTACTCTTGGAATTCCTACTATAAAAGCTCGTGTTGACTCAGGAGCAAAAACTTCGGCTTTACACGCCATAAATATTAAAACCTTTCAAAAAGATAACGAAGAATGGGTAAAATTCGACGTTAATCCTATTCAAAATAATGCTAAAGCTGTAATTCATTGCGAAGCTAAATTAATAGACCAGCGTGTTGTGAAAAGTTCGAGTGGTTTCCGCGAAAAACGTTTTGTAATTAGCACAAAACTCTCTATTGGCGGTAAAAATTGGGATATTGAAGTTACTTTAACCAATCGTGATTCGATGGGTTATCGCATGCTTTTAGGTCGTGAAGCGATGTCAGGAAGGGTTTTAGTTGATCCTGAAGCACGTTTTCTATTAGGTCAACCTACAAAGGAAAAATTAAAAGAATATTATTATTCTGATGTTGACACAAAAAAAGGTCTAAAAATTGGTCTTTTAGCAAGTAATCCTGAATTATATAGTAACAAACGTATCATTGAAGCTGGTGAAATGCGTGGTCACGAAATGCATTTCCTGAATTTGAAATATTGTTACATGAAACTTGATGCTGAAACACCAGAAATTCATTATCGTGGTGGAAAAATATTAAATGATTTTGATGCAGTAATTCCACGTATTCGTCCAAGTATGACCTATTATGGATGTGCCTTAACAAGACAATTTGAAGCCTTAAAAGTGTTTGCATTAAATAGCGCTTCTGCTATTACACAATCGAGAGATAAATTATATTCGCTTCAATTATTATTAAACAACGGAGTTGACATTCCTACAACTGGTTTTGCTAACTCTCCTCTTGATACCGACGATTTAATTAAAATGGTTGGTGGTTCACCTTTAATTGTAAAATTACTGGAAGGAACACAAGGAAAAGGAGTTGTGTTGGCGGAAACTAAAAAAGCCGCAGAATCGGTAATTAATGCTTTTAAAAGTCTAAATGCCAACATATTAGTTCAAGAGTTCATTAAAGAGGCTAACGGAAAAGATTTACGTTTGTTTGTTGTTGATGGAAAAGTAGTTGCCGCTATGCAACGTGAAGCCGCTCCTGGAGAATTTAGAGCAAATATCCATATGGGAGGTTCTGCTTCTGTGGTGAAAGTTACTGCCGAAGAAAAGAAAATTGCCATTAGAGCTGCAAAAGCAATGGATTTAAAAGTGGCTGGTGTTGATATTATCCGTTCATCTAAAGGCCCATTGTTATTAGAAGTTAACTCTTCTCCTGGATTAGAAGGAATTGAAGGCGCAACTCAAAAAGATATTGCTGGAGAAATGATTAAAGCTATCGAGAAAAACTTTAAATGGAAATAA
- a CDS encoding GldL-related protein, with the protein MNSKYKLPLVLFLVGMIFSILGALFKMMHWMGAHYLLIFGMLTEAFALIVLIFAILRKDKLK; encoded by the coding sequence ATGAATAGTAAGTACAAATTACCTTTAGTCCTTTTTTTAGTAGGTATGATATTCAGTATTTTAGGAGCTTTATTTAAAATGATGCACTGGATGGGTGCTCATTATCTCTTAATCTTTGGAATGCTTACAGAAGCTTTTGCTTTAATTGTTTTAATTTTCGCTATTTTAAGAA